In a genomic window of Rhododendron vialii isolate Sample 1 chromosome 12a, ASM3025357v1:
- the LOC131310409 gene encoding ubiquitin-conjugating enzyme E2 2, which yields MSTPARKRLMRDFKRLQQDPPAGISGAPQDNNIMLWNAVIFGPDDTPWDGGTFKLTLQFSEDYPNKPPTVRFVSRMFHPNIYADGSICLDILQNQWSPIYDVAAILTSIQSLLCDPNPNSPANSEAARMFSENKREYNRRVREIVEQSWTAD from the exons ATGTCGACCCCTGCAAGGAAGAGGCTGATGAGGGATTTTAAGAGGTTGCAACAGGACCCTCCTGCAGGTATCAGTGGTGCTCCTCAAGACAACAATATAATGCTTTGGAATGCCGTCATATTCGG TCCTGATGATACCCCGTGGGATGGAG GTACGTTTAAATTGACACTCCAATTTTCAGAGGATTATCCAAATAAGCCACCAACTGTGCGCTTTGTTTCTCGAATGTTCCATCCAAATA TTTATGCAGATGGAAGCATTTGTTTGGATATTCTACAAAATCAGTGGAGTCCTATCTATGATGTGGCCGCTATACTTACCTCCATCCAG TCATTGCTTTGTGACCCAAACCCTAACTCCCCTGCCAATTCAGAAGCTGCACGGATGTTTAGCGAGAATAAGCGCGAGTACAACAGGAGAGTCCGGGAGATTGTTGAGCAGAGTTGGACTGCTGACTAA